The sequence below is a genomic window from Escherichia marmotae.
GCTGTTCATGCACCTGACCCTGGTGCCGTACATGGCAGCGTCTGGTGAAGTCAAAACCAAGCCGACTCAGCACTCTGTAAAAGAGCTGCTTTCTATCGGCATCCAGCCTGATATCCTGATTTGTCGTTCAGATCGCGCCGTTCCGGCGAACGAACGTGCGAAGATTGCATTGTTCTGTAATGTTCCGGAAAAAGCGGTTATTTCTCTGAAAGACGTCGATTCTATCTATAAAATTCCAGGCCTGTTGAAATCTCAGGGGCTGGACGATTATATTTGTAAACGATTCAGCTTGAACTGCCCGGAAGCTAATCTGTCCGAATGGGAACAGGTTATCTTTGAAGAAGCGAATCCGGTAAGTGAAGTCACTATCGGTATGGTCGGCAAGTACATTGAACTGCCGGACGCTTATAAATCCGTGATTGAAGCACTGAAACACGGCGGGCTGAAAAATCGTGTTAGCGTCAACATCAAACTGATCGATTCACAAGATGTTGAAACACGCGGTGTTGAAATCCTTAAAGGTCTGGATGCGATCCTCGTACCTGGCGGTTTCGGTTACCGTGGCGTAGAGGGCATGATTACTACCGCACGCTTTGCGCGTGAGAACAATATTCCTTATCTGGGTATTTGCCTGGGTATGCAGGTGGCGTTAATTGATTACGCTCGCCATGTTGCCAACATGGAGAACGCCAACTCTACGGAATTTGTGCCAGACTGTAAGTACCCGGTTGTGGCGCTGATTACCGAGTGGCGTGATGAAAACGGCAACGTTGAAGTTCGTAGCGAGAATAGCGATCTCGGTGGCACCATGCGTCTTGGCGCGCAGCAGTGCCAGTTGGTTGACGATAGCCTGGTTCGCCAACTGTACAATGCGCCGACAATTGTTGAACGTCATCGTCACCGTTACGAAGTCAACAACATGCTGTTGAAACAGATTGAAGATGCAGGTCTGCGCGTTGCGGGCCGTTCCGGGGATGATCAGTTGGTCGAGATCATCGAAGTTCCGAATCACCCGTGGTTCGTGGCTTGTCAGTTCCATCCGGAGTTTACTTCTACTCCACGTGATGGCCACCCGCTGTTTGCTGGCTTTGTAAAAGCCGCCAGCGAGTTCCAGAAACGTCAGGCGAAGTAAGTAAAAAAGTTAGAACGGCAACGCGTACCCAGGGTACGCGTTGTTTGTCTGGAGTTTTAGTTTAACTAGTGACTTGAGGAAACCCTAATGTCCAAAATCGTAAAAATCATCGGTCGTGAAATCATCGACTCCCGTGGTAACCCGACTGTTGAAGCCGAAGTACACCTGGAGGGTGGTTTCGTCGGTATGGCGGCTGCTCCGTCAGGTGCTTCTACTGGTTCCCGTGAAGCACTGGAACTGCGCGATGGTGACAAATCCCGTTTCCTGGGCAAAGGCGTAACCAAAGCTGTTGCTGCGGTTAACGGCCCGATCGCTCAGGCGCTGATTGGCAAAGATGCCAAAGATCAGGCTGGCATTGACAAGATCATGATCGACCTGGACGGCACTGAAAATAAATCCAAATTCGGCGCAAACGCAATCCTGGCTGTATCTCTGGCTAACGCCAAAGCTGCCGCGGCTGCTAAAGGTATGCCGCTGTACGAGCACATCGCTGAACTGAACGGTACT
It includes:
- the pyrG gene encoding glutamine hydrolyzing CTP synthase, which translates into the protein MTTNYIFVTGGVVSSLGKGIAAASLAAILEARGLNVTIMKLDPYINVDPGTMSPIQHGEVFVTEDGAETDLDLGHYERFIRTKMSRRNNFTTGRIYSDVLRKERRGDYLGATVQVIPHITNAIKERVLAGGEGHDVVLVEIGGTVGDIESLPFLEAIRQLAVDIGREHALFMHLTLVPYMAASGEVKTKPTQHSVKELLSIGIQPDILICRSDRAVPANERAKIALFCNVPEKAVISLKDVDSIYKIPGLLKSQGLDDYICKRFSLNCPEANLSEWEQVIFEEANPVSEVTIGMVGKYIELPDAYKSVIEALKHGGLKNRVSVNIKLIDSQDVETRGVEILKGLDAILVPGGFGYRGVEGMITTARFARENNIPYLGICLGMQVALIDYARHVANMENANSTEFVPDCKYPVVALITEWRDENGNVEVRSENSDLGGTMRLGAQQCQLVDDSLVRQLYNAPTIVERHRHRYEVNNMLLKQIEDAGLRVAGRSGDDQLVEIIEVPNHPWFVACQFHPEFTSTPRDGHPLFAGFVKAASEFQKRQAK